One Fibrobacter sp. UBA4297 genomic region harbors:
- a CDS encoding TIGR02147 family protein has product MKEILEYTSYRQYIADYYADKKAKSAFTWQEFANEAGFSSRVYLKYVSEGRFNLSDSATARVADAMRLVDYEREYFTEMVKFDHAKTDAEKKAAFNKMLAIADSHKAKILEGDSFRFFENWKNPVIRELAPSMPGAKPLALAHACRPEITAAEVSDVLNFLVKGGFLEKNDEGNYVQTNKSLTTGRMEVTPLAVRTMHRQMGELALEAIEGVAQDKRNFSGVTFGITKDGYDEIVQEIADCRKRVIAIARKNAATDEVYRLNMQLFPLTQKQDLKK; this is encoded by the coding sequence ATGAAAGAAATACTAGAATATACGAGCTATCGCCAGTATATTGCGGATTATTACGCCGATAAAAAGGCGAAATCCGCGTTTACTTGGCAAGAGTTCGCAAACGAAGCTGGATTCTCTTCGCGTGTTTATCTGAAATACGTGAGTGAAGGCCGCTTTAACTTGAGCGATTCGGCGACCGCCCGTGTGGCAGATGCTATGCGCTTGGTCGATTACGAACGCGAATATTTCACCGAAATGGTCAAGTTCGACCACGCCAAAACGGATGCCGAGAAGAAGGCTGCATTCAACAAGATGCTTGCAATTGCAGACTCCCACAAGGCTAAAATCTTGGAAGGCGATTCGTTCCGCTTTTTCGAAAACTGGAAAAATCCGGTCATCCGTGAACTTGCGCCATCAATGCCTGGTGCAAAGCCGCTTGCGCTTGCCCATGCCTGCCGCCCAGAAATTACCGCCGCCGAAGTCAGCGATGTGCTGAATTTTTTGGTCAAGGGAGGTTTCCTTGAAAAGAACGACGAAGGTAATTATGTACAAACAAATAAATCCTTGACGACGGGCCGCATGGAAGTGACTCCGTTGGCCGTCCGTACAATGCACCGCCAAATGGGAGAGCTTGCGCTTGAAGCAATCGAGGGTGTGGCTCAGGATAAACGAAATTTCTCCGGTGTCACATTCGGCATCACCAAAGATGGCTACGACGAAATCGTGCAAGAAATTGCCGATTGCCGTAAAAGAGTCATTGCCATTGCTCGGAAAAATGCGGCCACAGACGAAGTCTATCGTCTGAATATGCAGCTTTTCCCGCTGACACAGAAACAAGATTTGAAAAAATAA
- a CDS encoding GSCFA domain-containing protein, with product MDFFTKINIPAAGWQIDYNSRLAFFGSCFADNISAQFASRKFNVLANPFGTVYNPLSAAMQIKAIANGKIFGEADVFQDTRLGVSENGNEIRGPWHCWNAHGSLSAATREECIAKLNAATQEAREFLQKADVVFITLGTAFVYFLRGNGVAVSNCHRQNPNMFIRKMISVDHAAEALKSIVHDLLKIKNDWIASSSVRNDETGKDRKFHIVFTVSPLRHLSDGAHENTLSKATLQLAINKVIQEIASPSARNDVGAETISYFPSYEIVMDELRDYRFYDDDMIHLSKTAEGYIFERMAETYCSEKTREDIRKVEKFMKMANHRIQDESLTATAEFLKKQHTEAGKLESQIAGLELNV from the coding sequence ATGGACTTTTTCACGAAAATCAATATTCCGGCTGCCGGTTGGCAGATTGACTACAATTCTAGGCTCGCATTTTTCGGATCGTGCTTTGCAGACAATATTTCGGCGCAGTTTGCATCGCGGAAATTCAACGTTTTGGCAAATCCGTTCGGAACGGTTTACAACCCGCTCTCAGCGGCAATGCAGATTAAAGCCATTGCGAACGGGAAAATTTTTGGAGAAGCGGACGTTTTTCAGGATACACGATTAGGCGTTTCGGAAAACGGCAATGAGATTCGCGGCCCCTGGCACTGCTGGAACGCACACGGTTCACTTTCGGCAGCAACTCGTGAAGAATGTATTGCAAAATTGAACGCAGCCACACAAGAAGCTCGAGAGTTTTTGCAGAAAGCCGACGTCGTGTTTATCACGCTCGGAACTGCGTTTGTGTACTTTTTGAGAGGAAACGGGGTTGCCGTTTCGAATTGTCATCGGCAAAATCCAAACATGTTCATCCGGAAAATGATTTCCGTGGATCATGCAGCTGAAGCGTTGAAAAGCATTGTGCACGATTTGCTGAAAATAAAAAATGACTGGATTGCTTCGTCCTCGGTTCGCAATGATGAAACGGGCAAGGACCGCAAGTTTCACATCGTCTTTACAGTTTCGCCACTACGGCATTTGAGCGATGGCGCACACGAAAATACGCTTTCAAAAGCGACATTGCAGTTAGCGATCAATAAAGTAATTCAAGAGATTGCTTCGCCTTCGGCTCGCAATGACGTGGGAGCCGAGACCATCAGTTATTTCCCGAGTTACGAGATTGTGATGGACGAACTGCGCGACTACCGCTTTTACGATGATGACATGATTCATTTGTCTAAGACGGCAGAAGGTTACATTTTCGAGCGAATGGCAGAAACGTATTGCAGCGAAAAAACGCGCGAAGATATCCGCAAGGTGGAAAAGTTCATGAAAATGGCGAACCACAGAATTCAAGACGAGAGTTTAACAGCCACCGCGGAATTTTTGAAAAAGCAACACACCGAAGCGGGAAAGCTCGAAAGTCAAATTGCGGGACTTGAGTTAAACGTGTAG
- a CDS encoding GGDEF domain-containing protein: protein MEPLFNLESIYVTNVIGIVLIAVMIVCNLWRFQTRSRADKNLLMMMFLSLTSCIADPISYTMKGVPGILPKISVYVTSSWLFAANMLASFFWVRFLSYHLNGGIPRRSRIVLDSIVAVGITLLLINLFTPIVFSIDENNLYSRTNLYAFFLVVDYLFVVYSLVVYFRAKAKGGILKFFPIWVYLAPILIGGVVQSLYYGISVIPTSIAVSIAGVLASLQNEMIYHDQLTGLFNRSYLNYLLDKLTDRTKLNITGIMIDLNGFKRINDELGHAVGDDALVITARILKSAVGNAGSVVRYAGDEFIILLNTQDDVAIENCLARIRHSFDKFNKETDKPYKLFISVGFHKFDMKNESADAFINAVDERMYEDKEAFYAAHAEMNRRKR, encoded by the coding sequence ATGGAGCCGTTATTTAATCTAGAAAGCATTTATGTTACTAACGTAATCGGTATAGTCCTGATTGCGGTTATGATTGTATGTAATTTGTGGCGATTCCAGACGCGAAGCCGTGCTGACAAGAATTTGTTGATGATGATGTTTTTGTCGTTGACGAGTTGCATCGCGGATCCGATTTCCTATACGATGAAGGGCGTGCCGGGAATTCTCCCCAAGATTTCGGTCTACGTGACGAGCTCTTGGCTTTTTGCGGCGAATATGCTTGCGAGCTTTTTCTGGGTACGCTTCCTGTCTTATCATTTGAATGGAGGAATTCCGCGCCGTTCTAGAATTGTGCTCGACTCAATTGTCGCTGTGGGCATTACTTTGCTCTTGATAAATCTCTTTACGCCGATTGTATTTTCTATCGACGAGAACAACCTTTATTCGAGAACTAATCTGTACGCCTTCTTTTTGGTGGTGGATTACCTGTTTGTCGTTTATAGCCTTGTTGTTTACTTTAGGGCGAAGGCAAAAGGCGGCATTCTCAAGTTTTTCCCGATTTGGGTTTATCTCGCGCCGATTCTCATCGGTGGCGTGGTGCAGTCGCTTTATTATGGCATTTCTGTGATTCCGACAAGTATAGCCGTCTCGATTGCGGGCGTGCTTGCGAGCCTCCAGAACGAAATGATTTACCATGACCAACTGACAGGTCTTTTTAACCGTTCCTATTTGAATTACCTGTTGGACAAACTTACGGACCGGACGAAGTTGAACATTACGGGTATCATGATTGACTTGAATGGGTTCAAGCGTATCAACGATGAATTAGGCCATGCGGTGGGTGACGATGCGTTGGTGATAACGGCCCGAATCCTGAAATCGGCGGTGGGTAACGCAGGTAGCGTAGTTCGCTATGCGGGCGATGAATTTATTATTTTGTTGAATACTCAAGATGACGTTGCGATAGAAAATTGCCTTGCTCGAATTCGCCACTCTTTTGATAAATTCAATAAAGAAACGGACAAACCTTACAAACTTTTTATTTCCGTTGGATTCCACAAGTTCGACATGAAGAACGAAAGTGCAGATGCCTTTATTAACGCTGTTGATGAGCGCATGTACGAGGATAAAGAAGCGTTCTATGCCGCGCATGCCGAAATGAATCGCCGTAAGCGTTGA
- a CDS encoding methionine ABC transporter ATP-binding protein: MQLRLEHLNKTYTTKRASVTAVKDVSLDFPDNSIIGIIGKSGAGKSSLLRLASLLETPDRGEVYYDGVRVDHLPKKELNRRRLEIGMIFQNFNLFNSRTAGKNVAFPLELAGWNRRDIDARVKEMLALVGLEDREKSPITTLSGGQKQRVAIARALAPRPNILFCDEATSALDPQTTHEILDLIKKIHAGMNLTVVMITHQMEVVRDACQYVAVVDKGYVIETGAVSDVFRSPRHEITREFLSNIRREEITVDSAIAYLQAQGYEVNKR; the protein is encoded by the coding sequence ATGCAGCTTAGGCTCGAACATCTCAATAAAACATACACGACAAAACGCGCAAGCGTCACGGCAGTCAAGGATGTGTCCCTTGATTTTCCTGATAATTCCATCATCGGCATTATCGGCAAGAGCGGGGCTGGCAAATCTTCGCTGTTGCGGCTTGCGAGTTTGTTAGAAACTCCCGATAGGGGCGAGGTCTATTACGATGGCGTTCGTGTGGACCATTTGCCCAAAAAAGAGCTGAACCGCCGTAGGCTCGAAATCGGAATGATTTTCCAGAATTTTAATTTGTTCAATTCTCGCACGGCAGGCAAGAATGTGGCGTTCCCGCTGGAACTTGCCGGTTGGAACCGCCGCGATATCGACGCTCGCGTCAAAGAGATGCTTGCGCTTGTGGGCCTTGAAGACCGCGAGAAGTCGCCGATTACAACACTTTCGGGCGGTCAAAAACAGCGCGTGGCGATTGCACGTGCCTTGGCGCCGCGGCCGAACATTCTTTTTTGCGACGAAGCGACGAGTGCGCTCGACCCGCAGACGACTCACGAAATTTTGGACTTGATTAAGAAAATCCACGCAGGAATGAATCTCACAGTGGTGATGATTACGCACCAGATGGAAGTGGTGCGCGATGCTTGCCAATATGTCGCTGTTGTAGACAAAGGTTACGTTATCGAGACGGGTGCGGTGTCGGATGTTTTCCGTTCGCCCAGGCACGAAATCACTCGTGAATTTTTGTCGAACATCCGTCGCGAAGAAATCACAGTGGATTCCGCTATCGCTTATTTGCAGGCTCAAGGTTACGAGGTGAACAAAAGATGA
- a CDS encoding FISUMP domain-containing protein has protein sequence MNYSKITLAALMALLLVACSDENKPLGIMGGAEEETGVYALMGQMGDVFPKLSMVDSSSRGNSMLAPKGSSIIVYELDSLTFDTTGRSVVDSIIDDEGHFAFDSLDLNSPYVLIEEIVPSLDTCKYVSGLLLPQITLGVECLAYTIPSKELRAIVDLRKKEKISVNSLTTAKVPLLREYVAEGKTFAEANQMAERKILEDFGIYEDLGSFEKMFDENSELSYVNKLIQYTEKDARKGLDWFDAAYHYASPKEFMGNVQLERYLLNLKKMIDYRIGFLAKIDGLGQCTEARENDVGEIGILNSENSVSVVCRSGRWTMGFKTVEYTKGSLVDNRDGKSYKTVTYNWGGVTQTWMAEDLIYSDSAHALCQTRSNASLCRIYGRYLWWNAMDVSMEDLNIYWVSLRGDTVYLNLECRKAFAGLLDSTNEFDYDACYAGRTSSEELWDYDYANAELQSTLNMHQGICPDGWRIPTTNDWKTLLQNLGSLYGVDYVKAVPVLYDETATGFGLKSSSGLAMDDNGRIYVTGRMGDFYNHFAVTDLHLSKVAFFGGFGSGSGFGFRMPTKYQYSEGARDIPPFDEVNVRCIKN, from the coding sequence ATGAATTATTCAAAAATTACTTTGGCTGCGCTGATGGCGCTCCTTTTGGTGGCCTGTTCCGACGAAAATAAACCGCTTGGTATAATGGGCGGTGCCGAAGAGGAAACAGGTGTCTATGCCTTAATGGGGCAAATGGGTGATGTATTTCCGAAATTGAGTATGGTCGATTCTTCGTCGCGTGGAAATTCAATGCTTGCACCTAAGGGGAGTTCTATCATTGTTTATGAACTTGATTCCTTGACTTTCGATACGACGGGTCGTTCTGTTGTGGATTCGATTATTGACGATGAAGGACATTTTGCGTTTGATAGCCTTGATTTGAATAGCCCTTATGTGTTGATTGAAGAAATTGTGCCTTCCCTTGATACGTGCAAGTATGTAAGTGGATTGTTGCTTCCGCAGATAACTTTGGGTGTTGAATGCCTTGCGTACACGATCCCGTCTAAAGAGCTTCGTGCTATTGTGGATTTGCGAAAAAAAGAAAAAATAAGTGTGAATTCGTTGACGACCGCCAAAGTTCCACTTTTGCGAGAATATGTAGCCGAAGGAAAGACCTTTGCTGAAGCGAATCAAATGGCTGAACGCAAAATTCTTGAAGACTTTGGAATATACGAAGACTTAGGCTCGTTTGAAAAAATGTTTGATGAAAATTCTGAATTGTCTTATGTAAATAAGCTAATTCAATACACGGAAAAAGATGCTCGCAAGGGACTTGATTGGTTTGATGCTGCTTACCATTATGCTTCGCCCAAAGAATTCATGGGGAACGTTCAATTGGAACGTTATCTTCTGAATTTAAAGAAAATGATAGATTATAGAATTGGCTTCTTGGCTAAGATTGATGGATTAGGGCAGTGTACCGAAGCTCGCGAAAATGATGTAGGTGAAATTGGAATTCTTAATAGCGAGAATTCGGTTAGTGTTGTGTGTCGCTCTGGAAGGTGGACTATGGGCTTTAAAACGGTGGAATATACAAAAGGTTCGTTGGTGGATAATCGAGATGGCAAGTCTTATAAGACGGTGACGTATAATTGGGGCGGTGTCACGCAGACTTGGATGGCGGAAGACCTTATTTATTCAGATTCCGCTCACGCTTTATGTCAAACACGTAGTAATGCAAGCCTTTGCAGAATATACGGTCGATATTTGTGGTGGAATGCAATGGATGTTTCGATGGAAGATTTGAATATATATTGGGTTAGTTTGCGAGGGGATACGGTTTATTTGAACTTGGAATGTCGAAAAGCATTTGCGGGCCTCTTGGATTCGACAAACGAGTTTGATTATGATGCCTGTTATGCGGGAAGAACAAGCTCCGAAGAACTTTGGGATTATGATTATGCCAATGCTGAGCTTCAGTCAACTTTGAATATGCATCAAGGAATTTGTCCAGATGGTTGGCGTATACCGACTACGAATGACTGGAAAACCTTGTTGCAGAATTTGGGAAGTCTGTATGGGGTCGATTATGTTAAAGCAGTGCCTGTCCTTTATGATGAAACTGCAACAGGTTTTGGTTTGAAAAGTTCAAGTGGGCTTGCTATGGATGATAATGGCCGCATATATGTGACTGGAAGGATGGGAGATTTTTATAATCATTTTGCAGTGACGGATCTGCATTTATCTAAAGTTGCTTTCTTTGGTGGATTTGGTAGCGGATCTGGCTTTGGATTTAGAATGCCGACTAAATATCAATATAGTGAAGGCGCACGTGATATACCTCCTTTTGATGAAGTGAATGTCCGCTGCATCAAAAACTAA
- a CDS encoding TIGR02147 family protein — MKDILEYTDYRQYIADYYADRKAKTAFSWQEFAKTAGFSSPVYLKYVSEGRFNLSAEAAVRTAQAMCLADYEREFFVEMVKFDHAKNDDEKRAAFSKMVSLAESRKAKIVDGESFRFFEDWKNPVLRELAPAMPGAKPLAMAHACRPEVSAAEVSESLSFLVKANLLQKDKDGNYAQTDKVVTTGPMEFTPLAVRGLHRQMGEFALDAIENVPQDERHFSGLTLGITREAYEKIVQRIAEFRKDIIAIATSETATDEVYRLNVQFFPMTKKSANKD; from the coding sequence ATGAAAGATATACTTGAATATACGGACTACCGCCAGTATATCGCAGATTACTACGCCGATCGAAAGGCGAAGACTGCGTTTTCTTGGCAGGAGTTTGCTAAAACGGCGGGTTTCTCTTCGCCGGTCTACCTTAAATACGTGAGCGAGGGCCGCTTTAACTTGAGCGCCGAAGCTGCGGTTCGCACCGCGCAGGCGATGTGTCTCGCCGATTACGAACGCGAGTTCTTTGTAGAAATGGTCAAGTTTGACCACGCAAAGAACGATGACGAAAAACGCGCGGCATTCAGCAAAATGGTCTCGCTCGCGGAATCCCGCAAGGCAAAAATTGTCGATGGCGAATCCTTCCGCTTTTTTGAGGACTGGAAAAATCCGGTGCTCCGTGAACTTGCCCCGGCCATGCCTGGCGCAAAGCCTTTGGCGATGGCGCATGCCTGCCGCCCCGAAGTTTCCGCTGCCGAAGTCTCTGAATCGCTGAGTTTCCTGGTCAAGGCGAATTTGCTCCAAAAAGATAAAGATGGGAACTACGCTCAAACCGATAAAGTCGTGACCACTGGCCCGATGGAATTTACTCCGCTTGCCGTTCGCGGATTGCACCGCCAAATGGGCGAGTTCGCGCTCGACGCCATTGAAAACGTCCCGCAGGACGAACGTCATTTCTCGGGCCTTACGCTTGGAATCACTCGCGAAGCGTACGAAAAAATCGTGCAGAGAATTGCCGAATTTCGCAAAGACATCATTGCGATTGCGACAAGTGAAACTGCAACAGATGAGGTCTACCGTCTGAATGTGCAGTTCTTCCCGATGACCAAAAAGAGTGCTAATAAAGACTAG
- a CDS encoding FISUMP domain-containing protein — translation MNYSKISGQFVCKMAMLLAFMFAACSETNSGNGVAGGTVEETGVYALSGRVGDVYPKLLAKEGNSSANIQNDEGSLYAAKGTVVTVYELNSSSLAATGRTFVDTIDNDDGRFSFENLTLNSPYVLIETLDSCITNNCLERAGAWGFTTDLPTKFDSTGAMSVYGSQKYPVLRSAIVDLKKYKKISVNTLSNKKVPLVRAYFAEGMSFAEASKKAEQDILENMGIYEDLGSFEDLENEELNYVMALYLEISELDDLGRGGGDEIKNELLGYNFIWIYKEVYFAPLSRFSASEEMQQYYLNTIKLFEYEVGYLAHKVGLGQCTELRENDVDTIAIREFYELPKFAVTCRSKKWVVDSKKASYTSGTMVDNRDGKTYKTVTYNWGDVTQTWMAENLNFADTVSSSVDSTLKKNLLGKTNCWEYDPSCEKLGRFYKWTAFMNIDESFLKLNADVYDRVLGKDMVLKTESVEDRCLTVEFDLRAYEDESNRIEYCFIRTEAGECYELDTAETLWDYCNHKYGYGIYFDSSSVIPESELATYQGVCPDGWRIPNKADWDLLIENMASQGVLLKDADASGFGNIEGKVVESYGSGVPRPKVITYGYYEFASVLDQDGSFVRVGKSEQTPLLATTSRKKVRFNFFNSDLFAVRCIKN, via the coding sequence ATGAATTATTCAAAAATTAGCGGACAGTTTGTCTGCAAAATGGCGATGCTGCTCGCCTTTATGTTCGCAGCGTGCTCGGAAACGAATTCAGGAAACGGTGTTGCCGGTGGCACCGTTGAAGAAACAGGCGTTTATGCCTTGTCTGGACGCGTGGGCGATGTATATCCCAAGTTGCTTGCGAAGGAAGGCAATAGCTCGGCAAATATCCAAAATGATGAAGGTTCCCTGTATGCTGCGAAAGGAACCGTTGTGACTGTTTACGAACTGAATTCGTCATCTCTTGCGGCCACAGGTCGTACGTTTGTCGATACGATTGATAATGATGATGGTCGTTTTTCGTTCGAAAACCTTACCTTGAATAGCCCGTATGTATTGATTGAAACGCTTGATTCCTGCATCACCAATAATTGTCTTGAGCGTGCTGGTGCGTGGGGCTTTACGACCGATCTTCCTACGAAATTTGATTCAACAGGAGCAATGAGTGTATATGGATCGCAAAAATATCCGGTTTTGAGGAGCGCTATTGTTGACTTGAAAAAGTATAAGAAGATAAGCGTCAATACGTTGTCCAATAAAAAGGTCCCGCTAGTGCGGGCGTACTTTGCCGAAGGAATGTCGTTTGCGGAGGCCAGCAAAAAGGCTGAACAGGACATTCTTGAAAACATGGGCATTTACGAAGATCTTGGAAGCTTTGAAGACCTGGAAAATGAAGAATTGAATTATGTTATGGCATTGTACTTGGAAATTTCTGAACTTGACGATTTGGGACGTGGAGGTGGAGATGAAATAAAAAATGAATTATTGGGTTATAATTTTATCTGGATCTATAAAGAAGTTTACTTTGCGCCTTTGTCGCGATTCTCTGCGTCAGAAGAAATGCAGCAATATTATTTGAATACAATAAAGTTGTTCGAATATGAGGTTGGCTATTTGGCTCATAAGGTTGGATTGGGACAATGTACGGAATTGCGTGAAAACGATGTAGATACTATTGCGATTCGTGAATTTTATGAATTGCCCAAGTTCGCAGTCACCTGCCGGTCAAAAAAATGGGTGGTTGATTCCAAAAAGGCTTCATACACAAGTGGAACGATGGTGGACAATCGCGATGGAAAAACATATAAGACCGTTACGTATAACTGGGGTGATGTCACGCAAACGTGGATGGCCGAAAATCTGAATTTTGCGGATACGGTGTCTTCAAGTGTTGATAGTACCTTGAAAAAGAATTTGCTTGGAAAAACGAATTGCTGGGAATACGATCCGTCATGTGAAAAACTGGGCCGTTTTTACAAGTGGACTGCGTTTATGAATATTGATGAATCTTTTCTTAAGTTGAATGCCGATGTTTACGACCGTGTGTTGGGTAAGGACATGGTACTAAAAACGGAGTCTGTTGAAGATCGGTGCTTGACGGTTGAGTTTGATTTGCGTGCGTATGAAGATGAAAGTAATAGGATTGAATATTGCTTTATTAGAACTGAAGCGGGTGAATGTTATGAATTAGATACTGCTGAAACGTTGTGGGATTATTGCAACCATAAATATGGATATGGAATCTATTTTGATAGTTCGAGTGTTATCCCTGAATCGGAACTTGCAACTTATCAGGGCGTGTGCCCAGATGGATGGCGAATCCCCAATAAAGCTGATTGGGATCTCTTGATTGAAAACATGGCAAGTCAAGGAGTCTTGTTAAAGGACGCTGATGCGAGTGGCTTTGGGAATATTGAAGGAAAAGTTGTGGAATCCTATGGTTCGGGAGTTCCTAGGCCGAAGGTGATAACATATGGTTACTATGAATTTGCCTCGGTTCTGGATCAAGATGGTAGTTTTGTCCGAGTTGGCAAGAGCGAGCAAACTCCTCTTTTGGCTACTACATCCCGTAAGAAAGTCCGATTCAACTTTTTTAACTCTGACTTGTTCGCAGTCCGCTGCATCAAAAACTAA
- a CDS encoding DEAD/DEAH box helicase, translating into MKFEELPLANPLQRAVRAVGYETPTPIQERSIPSLLEGKDLLGIAQTGTGKTAAFALPILQRLLDSGKFRSPKTCRALILLPTRELAIQVEDCFKDYAQFTAISTACIFGGVNDNPQKQKLIRGVDVLVATPGRLLDLIGQKAVSLKKLEFFVLDEADRMLDMGFIHDIRKVVAMLPQDRQNLFFSATMPEEISKLAATILRPNPVRVEVAPQSTPIERIRQELYRIDKRRKGALLKELLAEHPEMKKVLVFCRTKHGADKIVRVLEKAGIKCAAIHGNKSQNRRQEALGNFKCEQIRVLVATDIAARGIDVDDVSHVFNYDLPNEHETFVHRIGRTARAGKEGVAISFCSPDEESDLRGIEKLTRVKIPEGDQSIYEKLPPPQKETAESLMRNSRGRISREEAETRAAETRNNRGNRKGNHGKQNSNNAPHNSEQISRNPAQNVNAQNIPADNTPNPQNGGRRHRRNRPGSRARRRMRESQSQQQ; encoded by the coding sequence ATGAAATTTGAAGAACTTCCTTTGGCAAATCCGTTGCAGCGGGCCGTCCGCGCTGTTGGTTACGAAACCCCGACCCCGATTCAAGAACGTTCCATCCCGAGCCTTCTCGAAGGCAAGGATCTCTTGGGAATTGCCCAGACGGGAACCGGCAAGACGGCTGCTTTTGCTCTCCCGATTTTGCAGCGACTTTTGGATTCCGGGAAGTTCCGTTCTCCCAAAACTTGTCGTGCTTTGATTTTGTTGCCGACACGTGAGCTTGCCATCCAGGTGGAAGACTGCTTCAAGGATTATGCGCAGTTCACGGCGATTTCGACGGCGTGCATTTTTGGTGGCGTGAACGACAATCCGCAAAAGCAAAAGCTTATTCGCGGTGTCGATGTGCTTGTCGCTACCCCAGGACGTTTGTTGGATTTGATTGGACAAAAAGCCGTGTCGCTCAAGAAGCTTGAATTCTTTGTGCTTGACGAAGCTGACCGCATGCTCGATATGGGCTTTATCCATGATATCCGCAAAGTCGTCGCGATGCTCCCGCAAGACCGACAGAATTTGTTCTTTAGTGCTACGATGCCGGAAGAAATTTCGAAACTTGCCGCGACGATTTTGCGCCCGAATCCCGTGCGTGTTGAAGTTGCTCCGCAGAGCACTCCGATTGAACGTATCCGTCAGGAGCTTTACCGCATTGACAAGCGCCGCAAGGGGGCTCTCCTCAAGGAACTCTTGGCGGAACACCCTGAAATGAAAAAGGTGCTAGTCTTCTGTCGTACAAAGCATGGTGCAGATAAAATTGTGCGCGTGCTTGAAAAGGCGGGCATCAAGTGTGCCGCTATTCACGGGAACAAGAGCCAGAACCGCCGTCAAGAAGCTCTCGGAAATTTCAAGTGTGAACAAATTCGAGTGCTTGTGGCAACAGATATTGCAGCGCGTGGCATTGACGTGGATGATGTGAGCCATGTGTTCAATTACGACTTGCCGAATGAACATGAAACGTTTGTGCATCGCATTGGCCGTACGGCCCGTGCAGGGAAGGAAGGCGTTGCCATTTCGTTCTGCTCTCCGGATGAAGAATCCGATTTGCGTGGAATTGAAAAGCTTACGCGTGTGAAAATCCCGGAAGGCGATCAGAGCATTTACGAAAAGCTGCCGCCTCCGCAAAAGGAGACCGCCGAAAGTTTGATGCGCAATTCTCGCGGTCGCATATCGCGCGAAGAAGCTGAGACTCGCGCTGCGGAAACTCGCAATAATCGCGGCAATCGCAAAGGAAATCACGGAAAGCAGAATTCTAACAATGCACCGCACAATTCCGAGCAGATTTCTCGCAATCCTGCCCAGAACGTGAACGCGCAAAACATTCCGGCTGACAACACCCCGAATCCGCAGAACGGCGGTCGCCGTCATCGTCGTAATCGCCCGGGTTCCCGCGCTCGCCGCCGCATGCGCGAATCGCAATCCCAGCAACAGTAA
- a CDS encoding methionine ABC transporter permease: protein MSPITELVLQSTWETVVMVFFSTLFAILLGFPLGIFLFVTSPRGIAPKIIPYQLISRIVNVLRSFPFVILMIVLFPLSRVVLGTAIGTEATIIPLSIAAAPFIARLTETALNEVDKGVIQAAVAMGASKRQVVRKVLIPEALPSIISGVTLTIITLIGYSAMAGAIGGGGLGDLAIRYGYQRFRTDVMIESVVIIIAMVEVIQFLGNKAATLVVKYPIGSFGRQKSPK from the coding sequence ATGAGTCCTATAACAGAACTGGTTTTGCAATCGACTTGGGAAACTGTCGTCATGGTTTTCTTTTCAACGTTGTTCGCGATACTTCTCGGATTTCCTCTTGGAATTTTCTTATTTGTCACATCCCCGCGCGGTATCGCTCCCAAAATTATTCCGTATCAATTAATTAGCCGTATCGTGAATGTGCTGCGTTCGTTCCCGTTCGTGATTTTGATGATTGTGCTGTTCCCGCTTTCCCGTGTGGTGTTGGGTACGGCGATTGGAACTGAGGCAACGATTATTCCGCTATCCATTGCGGCGGCTCCTTTTATTGCGCGCTTGACCGAAACGGCGTTGAACGAGGTGGACAAGGGCGTAATCCAGGCGGCTGTTGCCATGGGCGCATCCAAACGTCAGGTGGTGCGAAAAGTGTTGATTCCCGAAGCGCTTCCATCGATTATTTCTGGTGTTACTTTGACTATAATCACGCTGATTGGCTATTCGGCGATGGCGGGGGCAATCGGTGGGGGAGGTCTTGGTGATCTAGCCATCCGTTATGGCTACCAGCGTTTCCGTACTGACGTAATGATCGAATCGGTCGTTATCATCATTGCGATGGTGGAGGTTATCCAGTTCCTCGGCAACAAGGCGGCAACTTTGGTGGTGAAATACCCTATCGGGAGTTTTGGACGCCAGAAAAGTCCTAAATAA